Proteins encoded together in one Halothermothrix orenii H 168 window:
- a CDS encoding C40 family peptidase, which translates to MQALNVARNQLGKPYTWGGRGPDVFDCSGLITYSYKTALERDYIFKIGPIIYHDATMSDLYNWNTTLVPLENMRPGDIIFYTSKEDDVTHGGLFVKWNDCDNFTYIHASAVYKQVITETWTVGEEKWGLKLVAGGRLKKFNKEENY; encoded by the coding sequence CTGCAGGCTTTAAATGTAGCCAGAAATCAGCTAGGGAAACCCTATACCTGGGGTGGTAGGGGACCTGATGTCTTTGATTGTTCAGGGCTGATAACATATTCCTATAAAACTGCCCTTGAAAGGGATTACATATTTAAAATAGGACCTATAATATACCATGATGCTACCATGAGTGACCTCTATAACTGGAATACAACCCTGGTTCCCCTTGAAAATATGAGACCCGGTGATATTATATTTTATACCAGCAAAGAGGATGATGTAACTCATGGTGGATTGTTTGTTAAATGGAATGATTGTGATAACTTTACCTATATTCATGCTTCAGCCGTCTATAAACAGGTTATAACAGAAACGTGGACAGTTGGTGAAGAAAAATGGGGGTTGAAGCTTGTGGCTGGCGGAAGGTTAAAAAAGTTCAATAAAGAGGAAAATTATTAA
- a CDS encoding L,D-transpeptidase family protein, producing the protein MKKIVIIFVFSLLLVILNNSLVIRAYTTPSPELQTIQLKSRSIEYESSGKLLSELIKLFYEERNYNPAWCSQTEIYPQAYILLKIIKEADREGLDPSAYYYSLISNYVRELENKIIRNSSITREVALSFELLMTKVYLDYTLDLLTGYTRNGMFNKMYDKHELIKKLNRAIEQESLGKFFIDLYPGQELYFRMRKALSHLRNISSKDWPRVGYGPPLQRGDYSKRIIELRRRLYLSGDLSEEQLNTGTYFDRELEKAVRKFQRRHGLKDSGIVDDKTIEALNIPVKEKINKIIINMERLRWLPRDNPDLCVMVNIPEYKLKVIREDKVILESKVIVGSRENQTPSFNDSIEYIVLNPYWYIPDNITRYELLPQIKKDPDYLDKHNIQILSGFEGEVKIIPEDQINWDEVTPENFSYKLRQKPGPGNSLGSIKFLFPNDFNVYLHDTPSRGLFEYRERALSHGCIRVERPLELAKVLISQSNWSYNEVISIINSGNREVIELKNPVPIYLIYLTVWVDDDGVIHYREDIYQRDKKLVHEMMKKAVNDS; encoded by the coding sequence ATGAAAAAAATAGTTATTATTTTTGTATTTAGTTTATTGTTAGTAATATTAAATAATAGTCTGGTTATCAGGGCATATACTACACCATCACCAGAATTACAAACTATCCAGCTGAAAAGTCGCTCTATTGAGTATGAAAGTAGTGGAAAGTTATTATCGGAATTGATAAAACTGTTTTATGAAGAACGAAACTATAATCCTGCCTGGTGTAGTCAGACAGAGATCTATCCCCAGGCCTACATATTATTAAAAATAATAAAAGAGGCTGACCGGGAAGGCCTTGACCCCTCGGCCTATTATTATTCCCTGATTTCAAATTATGTCAGGGAACTGGAAAATAAGATTATAAGAAATAGTAGTATTACCAGGGAAGTTGCGCTCAGCTTTGAATTGTTAATGACAAAAGTTTATCTAGATTATACCCTTGATTTATTGACAGGTTATACCAGAAACGGAATGTTTAATAAAATGTATGATAAACACGAGCTTATTAAGAAGTTAAACAGAGCGATAGAACAAGAAAGCCTGGGGAAATTTTTTATTGATTTATATCCCGGTCAGGAGCTGTATTTCAGAATGAGAAAGGCCTTATCCCACCTGAGAAATATATCATCTAAAGACTGGCCCAGAGTAGGTTATGGCCCCCCATTACAGCGCGGTGACTATAGTAAGAGAATCATTGAACTCAGGAGACGGCTTTATTTGTCTGGAGACCTGTCTGAGGAACAATTAAATACAGGTACCTATTTTGACAGGGAACTGGAAAAAGCAGTCAGGAAATTTCAAAGGAGGCATGGGTTAAAAGATAGTGGAATCGTTGATGATAAAACAATTGAGGCCCTGAATATTCCCGTAAAAGAAAAGATAAATAAAATTATAATAAATATGGAGAGACTAAGATGGCTTCCCAGGGATAATCCTGACCTGTGTGTAATGGTAAATATTCCAGAATATAAGCTAAAGGTTATTAGGGAAGATAAGGTTATCCTTGAATCTAAAGTTATTGTAGGAAGTAGAGAAAATCAGACTCCATCCTTTAATGACAGTATTGAGTATATTGTTTTAAATCCTTACTGGTATATACCAGATAATATTACCAGATATGAATTGTTACCTCAAATAAAAAAAGACCCGGATTATCTGGACAAACATAATATTCAGATTTTAAGTGGTTTTGAAGGAGAAGTAAAAATTATACCAGAAGACCAGATAAACTGGGATGAGGTAACACCTGAAAACTTTAGTTATAAATTACGTCAGAAACCAGGCCCGGGTAATTCCCTGGGTAGTATTAAATTTTTGTTTCCCAATGATTTCAATGTATATTTACATGACACTCCATCCAGGGGATTATTTGAATACAGGGAACGGGCTTTAAGTCATGGATGTATCAGGGTGGAAAGACCTCTGGAGCTGGCGAAAGTTCTTATAAGCCAGAGCAACTGGAGTTATAATGAAGTAATTAGTATAATAAATAGTGGTAACAGGGAGGTTATTGAACTAAAAAACCCTGTTCCAATCTATTTAATATATTTGACTGTCTGGGTTGATGATGATGGTGTAATACATTACCGGGAAGATATTTACCAGCGTGATAAAAAACTTGTTCATGAAATGATGAAAAAGGCTGTTAACGATTCATAG
- a CDS encoding LysM peptidoglycan-binding domain-containing protein, with the protein MKKFYYHYLKSLSMYLSLIIILTLFMPLNIEAAKVHRVKPGENLYSIARKYGVTVNEIIRTNNLRNPGQFFSTQALIIPDAYRPNIYRVQKGDTLYLISKKLEIPMDFLAKVNYLTDKDELYERQVLYVPAWPRFHKVKPGDTLYKISKRYGISLKRIKEANQLYSHNNLKIGQYIKVPAPEYKPPERKDPQYTKLFPDTFFLSGKTNGYNIALTFDDGPDNIYTPKILDILKKYNVRATFFLMGSRADRYPDIVKRMVREGHIVANHTWSHVNLNKTTSSRFYNEITNTSNTIKNHTSLTPALVRPPYGAVSTSVIKRLKNMGFKVIFWSVDSRDWNTQDVDKILINTLPNVRKDSIILFHSAGGEGHDLSATVRALPELINTLRMLDYRFVNLTQLLGIKAYQ; encoded by the coding sequence ATGAAAAAATTTTACTATCATTATTTGAAATCTTTATCAATGTACTTATCCCTTATTATTATATTAACACTTTTTATGCCTCTCAATATTGAAGCTGCTAAAGTACACCGGGTAAAACCCGGGGAAAATCTTTATAGTATAGCCAGAAAATATGGTGTAACCGTTAATGAAATTATCAGAACAAACAATTTACGTAATCCCGGTCAATTTTTTTCAACCCAGGCATTAATTATCCCTGATGCTTACCGCCCCAATATTTATCGTGTCCAGAAAGGAGATACTCTTTATCTAATCTCTAAAAAGCTGGAAATACCAATGGATTTTTTAGCAAAAGTAAATTACCTGACCGATAAAGATGAACTATATGAACGCCAGGTTCTCTATGTTCCTGCCTGGCCCAGGTTTCATAAAGTTAAACCCGGTGACACCCTTTATAAAATATCAAAAAGATATGGAATTTCTTTAAAGAGAATTAAAGAAGCAAACCAGTTATACAGTCATAATAACCTGAAAATAGGTCAGTATATCAAAGTACCGGCTCCGGAGTATAAACCACCTGAAAGAAAAGACCCCCAGTATACAAAGTTATTTCCTGATACCTTTTTCTTATCAGGTAAAACCAACGGATATAATATAGCCTTAACCTTTGATGACGGTCCTGATAACATTTATACCCCTAAAATCCTTGATATACTAAAAAAATATAATGTAAGAGCCACCTTCTTTTTAATGGGTAGCAGGGCTGACAGATACCCTGATATTGTAAAACGAATGGTCAGGGAAGGCCATATAGTAGCTAACCACACCTGGTCCCATGTAAACCTGAACAAAACAACATCGTCACGTTTCTATAATGAAATTACAAATACCAGTAATACAATAAAAAATCATACCAGTCTTACACCGGCTTTAGTACGGCCACCTTATGGAGCAGTGTCTACCAGTGTAATTAAGCGACTTAAAAATATGGGTTTTAAGGTTATATTCTGGTCAGTAGATTCCAGGGACTGGAATACCCAGGATGTTGATAAAATTTTAATTAATACCCTGCCAAATGTCAGAAAGGACTCCATAATTCTCTTTCATTCAGCCGGTGGTGAAGGCCACGATCTCTCGGCAACTGTCAGGGCTTTACCGGAGTTAATTAATACCTTAAGAATGCTTGACTATCGCTTTGTAAACCTGACCCAGCTTCTTGGCATTAAGGCATACCAGTAA
- a CDS encoding sulfide/dihydroorotate dehydrogenase-like FAD/NAD-binding protein yields the protein MYKIINKEVLAPTVKKIDVEAPLIAGKTRPGNFIMLRINENGERIPLTVADYDREKGIITIIFQEVGYTTRLLGQLEKGDFIKDIVGPLGQHMDMEGYDKVVCLGGGSGTALLYPKVKGFYEKGAEVIAITGARTKELLILEEELAKISHRLYIATDDGSKGHHGFVTDILAEILEEEEIDLVVAIGPVPMMKAVSDMTRPYGVKTIVSLNSLMVDGTGMCGGCRVTVGGETKFTCVDGPAFDGHQVDFEELMNRLNFYNEEEKMVNKKEVSD from the coding sequence ATGTATAAAATTATTAATAAAGAGGTACTGGCCCCCACTGTTAAGAAGATAGATGTAGAAGCTCCACTTATTGCCGGCAAAACCAGACCGGGTAATTTTATTATGCTACGTATTAATGAAAACGGGGAGCGTATTCCTCTTACAGTAGCCGATTATGATAGGGAAAAGGGGATAATAACAATAATATTTCAGGAAGTTGGTTATACAACCAGATTGCTCGGTCAACTTGAAAAAGGAGATTTTATTAAAGATATTGTCGGTCCCCTGGGCCAGCATATGGATATGGAAGGTTATGATAAGGTTGTCTGCCTCGGTGGGGGTTCGGGTACTGCCCTTTTATACCCGAAGGTAAAGGGGTTTTATGAAAAAGGTGCTGAGGTTATTGCTATAACTGGAGCCAGAACTAAAGAATTGCTTATTTTAGAGGAAGAACTGGCAAAAATAAGTCATAGACTATATATAGCTACTGATGATGGTAGTAAGGGTCATCACGGTTTTGTTACAGATATACTGGCTGAAATATTGGAAGAAGAAGAAATTGATCTGGTTGTTGCCATTGGACCGGTCCCTATGATGAAGGCTGTGTCTGATATGACCAGACCCTATGGGGTAAAAACAATCGTCAGTTTAAATTCATTAATGGTAGATGGAACCGGTATGTGTGGTGGCTGTCGGGTTACAGTAGGTGGTGAAACAAAATTTACCTGTGTAGATGGACCAGCCTTTGATGGTCACCAGGTTGATTTTGAGGAGTTAATGAATAGACTTAACTTTTATAACGAGGAAGAAAAAATGGTCAACAAAAAAGAGGTGAGTGACTGA